The Hevea brasiliensis isolate MT/VB/25A 57/8 chromosome 9, ASM3005281v1, whole genome shotgun sequence nucleotide sequence caaattagggatataataggtgttagggagatgaagatttgaggtagacacatgaccagtatatgtgatgttcattttagttaattgCCAATTTGATTATAATTCTGACAGAGTTAATTGCCAGATTTCTGATATGAGGATCGAGTAGTTACAAGAGCAGTTTTAAATTGAGGAGTCTTATCCAAACTGAGatgagtctcttcaaaaataatctcttgaatagcagtatTCAATGATgggaatggatttcgatgtagcagggacgCTCGAACTGCCTTATATTCTGATCTAAGaaccattagaacttgaatgagatgaagatgatcttcactgattttggcctgagatatttgattccaaatgggttggacctgggcaagaaaatcattcataGATTGACCTGATTCTTctttcagattatgaagagtagtccacaactgataatagtgggcaagtctaGTGGTCTGATATTGATTAGCTAAAAAATTccagatttcttttgcagagtcataattagcaaattggatgtggatggacgagacagaggtattgcgaaaccaggtgatgatctgatgatttttactctcccaatcctcaagacggtcagcaaattttgcattagtttcatcgttctctcttgtcagcgtagtgatatctccggtaacaatacgcTAAAGCTTGTGACCTatcaaaaacttttcattccttgaacccaaagattatagttagaaccagtcagaactgtcgcaataggttttgaaatatcagatttctccattgataataagataaggagaaaaaaaaatgatataataacaggaatgaaagaatgaacTAGAACAGGTtctagagagagaagagagactccagaaactagaaataaaagctttacaGCTCTGATactatgttagaagaaagaatacaagtaatgaaggaaaggattgtgtatttgtctatgtcttatttacagagatactACATCTATTtatatatgagctaatttagacaataataataattgatgtaattatgctatacaaatcttctataatcatgctaattgctgtaattatgctatacaaatctcctataatcatactaattgctgtaattatgctaatatatatatatatatatatatccacatGTTTCCCGCAAAAAGAACTTTTATTCTACCATTAGCATGATCTTTAGCAAAAAGTCTAAAGAAGAATTTGTTCTTAAGACTTGATGAAATATATACCAGTTAATTCttgtatttttaaaacttattaattatatttttgaaaGTTAATATTTCGTTTGTTAACCATGGAGCTTTTTGCGCGTTGTCGAtgtacaaaattttaaaaatttttaagaatttaatggtaatttttaaaaagaaaaaaaattctatttttatattaatttttgatGGCTATAGCATCTTAagagttttaaaaattttaagtgaatttaatagtaattttatataaattttattttatagttaTAGAATAATTACCATCATTAGTTAATTAACCCATTCAATCAATacctaaataaataatttattaacaaattatatattttatttaaaccatttaaattaaaattctggCTTGGCTCCGTCACTGTCCATGTATGTAAGCTTAGTTAGCCTAGCCGCAGATGGGGATGTGGTTGATTATGCCACTGCCGATTGCGGTCAGCGACCAATGATAATGCCGGCGAAGACAAAGAGAGTGAGGGAGAGTAGGATGACAGAGAGGTAGAGAGCGGGGAGAGAGAAGGAGGTaatattgatatttatttttaaagtaaaGTTTTGTTTTTATGGTCATAAAAAaaggttttatttttatttatttactttcattGACGATAAATTAAgagaatttaaaataaaatcatcAAGTTATTAATAGGATAACATTTTAATAGATAGTCTAGAACATATTTTGCAGATTTTCTATTTCTCAAatctatattaaaaaaaataaaaatataattacaaaatttttgaaaatataaagatAAATTTGTATCATATGCCACtagataataaaatataattaatatttctagaaaagtaaaataaattcaTTTGATAATAACTTCAAATGAACCATTTTGAAAATCGTTTTATTTTCAGGAAAAAGACGTCGTATCAAGATTCTTCAATACGTAAAGTTGAATTTCTCAATTTATTCACTTCTTTCTCGATATGCTAAATACTCTATGTGGAAACATATAAAAGCAAGGAGAGAAAATGCAGtgggaaaattaataaaaaagaaatctCTGCTTTTCCAAGATAATCACCCAAAATGTTGAAGTTTCTGGAATTAATGCTCAAATTAACTCTATCTCTCTCAATTTTCAAGATAATCATAGTGAGCTTACATTTTTTAAACCTTTTTCAATAAACAGTTGCTAAATAGCATAATAATATTCAATTGTACAATTTCAAATTCAATGATCACCACTAAGCATGACCTTATCAAGTTTGTAGTCAAAGTAGTACCATCATATGAGCTAGGGGCGGCGCGGACGAATTTGAATTTGGgttattggattttttttttttttttaaatgtggaTTTGAATTAGGTTACTTGAATTTCGAATTAGTTTAAATTATTTATCAAATTtttgtataaaaaaatttattttaatatgaaaatagttaaaaatattaattttattaatttaaattttaaattaattaaatcaatataaataaattaattttgaattaagTCATTTAAAGTATCCCATTAACTTTCAAATTGAAAGCCTTCTTGTTACAGTTAGAAACGCAAGCATTTATCATCTAAAGTTTGTCAGAGCCGTTCTCTGCCCATTCCAACTTCCAAATAAACGAACGTTTATACCCATTTTCAATTTGACAAATATTTCACTTTGTTAACATACAAGTATTATATATAAGTAAATTTTATCATTATagatttcataaatctattagaCATACAACGATTACATTAACCGAGTAAGTTCTCGTTGCTCTCACCTTtcacttcaatataattataagatAGGCACAAACAAAATAGCCAGTATCACGATTTAGTAAAAATTATTTGGTGTAGGTGTAGAAAACATCAACACTCTTAAAAGAGAGGACCAGATTTTCCTTTGGGGTTCACAAATATATTAGCACACTATTTGACAATTTTAGACCCAAGGGTGAAAAAAAATACAAGTAGAacgaaattattaaaaaataataaaatagaaacaaAAGCAAAAACTCTATAATTACATTTGATAGTGTGTAATATATTGCACTATAATCAATTATACAATGCAATCAAAATTGTAATATAATGTAATTgtgattatattattatatttcgttgcaaaataaaaaatataagttttgtaatataataataattttggttATAGTGTTAATAATAAATGATAATGATTGTAGTAATTGATAGTAAAGTAATAATAATGACTAAATGGTAGTGGTGATGATAAAAGAGATAGTTAGGTAATAGTAGTGGCCGGTGATAGCAGTGGTCAAATGGTGGCGGTAATAGTGATGGTGACAAGGATGATGGTACCAAGGTAGTTGTGGTGAGAGTAATGGCAGTGATGGTCGTGATTGTTGTAATAGTGGTAGTCAAACAGTGGTGGTAGTAACGTTAACAATaaatggaaaaaaataaaaataagcattatattatataattatcatCCCATTACATCAAATAACGTAATCAAATATGCAATGTAATCATTATCATATTATAGCAAAACAAAGATATCCAATAAACTTAAATATGCATGATTTCCTATAAAAGCGGGAGTTAATCATGAAGTGAAAACAGAGGATAGGGCTTACGAAGACTATTGGCAAAAATTATatttgaaagagaaaaaaaaatatatggaaCATTACTGCATGAATACCCGCTTTGCACTATCCAATGTGTTCTTAAGTAGCATTGCAACAGTCATTGGACCCACACCACCTGGAACAGGGGTAATCCATCCAGCTACCTTACATGCTTCCTTGTAATCTACATCTCCCACTAGCCTATAACCCGACTTCTTACTTGGATCATCAATAGCATTTGTGCCAACATCAATAACTGCAGCTCCAGGTTTAATCCAGCTGCCCTTGATCTGAAAATTCAGAAAATGAACCACATGTAAAAAATTCTCAACATCAAAGCCAACAAAATAAACGTATAAGGAGCTGTAAACTAGCAGAAATTATGTTGTACAATGTTCTCGTGTAACAGATATCAATCCATTATCTGGAACAAACAATGGCAATCGGTTACAACTTATGTGCAAAAGAATGCATACAAGAAGGAAACTTTTAACCCATAATGACAGTAAAGGCCTGTTTGACATTATTGTTAAATCTGCCATTAAAAAAATCACTTATCtaaagtaataaaaaataatttaaaattaaatttaataaattttagtcataaaaacattaaaataacaaaacagcTCTTTCTAAACTCTTTCTAAACTGCTTTTTTTTCAACGGcatctaaaaatattaattttattcaaaaaaGCAGTTTCGGCCCTCCAAACGCAATACCAAACAGACACTAAAACAAAGCAAGTATGAATTATAAGTGGTTACCATCATTGCTTGCCCAGCTGCTGCAATAATGATGTCAGCTCCACGAATGATCCTCTCTTGGTCATCAGAACGGGAATGGACAATGGTAACTGTAGCATCTGCTTTCAGAAGCAGCAGTGACACTGGTAATCCAACTATGTTGCTGCGACCAACAACAACAGCATTTTTTCCCTTAATAGTTATACCACTTCGTGAAAGAAGCTCCAGACAACCCTGTAGACCAAGAAGCTTATTAGCAAATATATGAATTTCTAACTTGATATCATTAGATAATATGTTTTGGGAGAAGAAAAAGAAGGATTGATCCCACAGTAAAATGATAATAAATCGAAATCATTTTAAGGACAACTACATTGCCTTGGGGGTACAGGGAACAAAAAGAGGTTCTCTGCCTTTCATAGCAAGTTTGCCAATGTTAAGAGGATGAAAACCATCCACATCCTTTTCAAGATGGATTTCAATCAAGACTTTCTCTTCATTAATATGCTTTGGCAATGGCAGCTGAACCAATATTCCTGTTCATAGAACAAAAAAGTTGCtttaaagaattaaaaatatagaatGAATTAACATTGTGACAAACAGAAACAATGCAAGCTTGCTTGCAAAACTGGCCTATTAAGAATTGATTGTTGAAACAAACAAATAGCTAAGTTCATCAGATATCAAAAAGTAGATGTTAAAGTAATTCCAAGGTTCTTCATGAGTTGCAGTAAGTGTCAAACTTTATTTCTCACATGTATGAAGCTAGGTACTACTACgttgaaatggaaggctgccctTACCTCCAGTTTGAGCGCAAGCATGTGGCTTAACGTTATCATCAGAAcactaaaatataaattataagctATCAATTGCCAAAATGTAAATAGAGTTAACAGCAGGCCAACCATGTATATCAGGATTTGCATTTAACTCATGGACCTTGCTGATCAGCTCAGCTTCAGATATTTGTTCTGGGAGGTCTATATCAAATGACTTTATCCCAACTTCAGCACAAGCCTTTCTTTTCATACTTACATAGCTTTGAGAATCCTTTCTGTTGCCTAAAATGACAACAGCCAATCCTGGAACCTAAACAGATTGAAGGATGAAAAGCATTAAAATCCATGTTTCATAAGAAAAGATAAAGAATTTACACACTAACAGTTGGTTCAACTAGTTATTAATAAATTTAGCAATCATACTTCAGAAGCAAGAATCCTTTTAGCAGATATAGGGCAACAGAAGTTTTATCTAACTCATTCCATAGTCTCtaattagacaaaaaaaaaattccaatatACAAATCTATGCACAGGATTGCTAGGAATCTAAGTAGACAGCAAAAAAATCTGAGGCACAAATCAACAAATAAGGTAAATTAGACGAAAGTGAAATTCTCTATAATTGAAAAATTAACATTTCCAACTCTGGAGCGGATACGGCAACAACTACCTCTGAAAATCTAAACAACTTTTTCAATTCATGGAAACATTTACATGCACTTGAACTCACCAGCGAACCGAAGGAAGCCACTACGCTCTCAGATactctgagagagagagagagagagagagagagtgattaGAAAATACCTTGCCGTATTTCTCAGAGAGTTGACGGACGTCATCGGCAATTTCGGATCGGATGGTCTGGGCGATGGCTGTGCCGTCGATTATGGTGGCCTTGTGATCTGACGGTGACGCCATATGTAATGTAGAGATGGGTGGAGACGGCGTCGCTTAAGTGGTTTGTTTGTGACAAACACAATAGGATTTTAGTTAAGTGCTGCAGCACCAAACCATAATTGGACACGTGGATATCAGGTTAGGTAATTGTGCGTTACCCGCGCCCACCAACTGTATAGTGGTACTGAATAAGCTTTCTATCATACTCCTAGCCTccgtattttaattttttttttagtattttaaaatTTGACGTACGTAGAGCAATTTTTTGAACTCTTCAATGGTTTCGGAAATTAAATTACATAATTATCAAcgaaaattatgatttattaagCAAATTTCTCATGTCTAAAAATACATCTAACGTATACATAATTATTTCAACAATACTCCAACAAACGTATACATAATTATTTCAACAATACTCCAACAAATTTTTTCTCAAAAAAAGAAAACTAGTAGTCCAGCGATCACAAAGCATCAAGAAATTAAAGGCAAGCtagctaaattatttttttactacACAATTAGCTAATACAATAAACTTTGTtctttaatatcattatttttacACTTTGTAATTACTATATTAATTTATACCTGATGCATAACATGTATACCATAATTTTATTACGGATAATTAAAGATTTCCTTTGAACACAATTGTGTTGTGTAAATTTGTTTGGagtaattagaagatgtatagaACTCAAGTATGGCCCCAAGAGGCCAAGAACATCATAGTTCTAATGGGGTCTTCTGCGACATAGCTCCAGTTCCGTCTCTGGTTTTCCTTGGAAAACCATGTAGTAGTTGTAGTAGTATTTCCCTTCCCGACTACTCCGTTATTTCTGGCAGCATCACAAGCCTGAAGCTTGAGCTTCTCTACAACTCCAAAGGATCTCTTGGACTCATGGGTTAGAGAAGCATGATCGCTTGAGAGACTGTGAGGCTTCATCTTGGTTAGGGAAAGTAACTGGGTAATGTTTATATGAAGAAGGGGGGGTTGTGGGGAGTATTTATATACAAGGAAAAGGCATACACAGGCTAAAAATAATGGTGTCTTATCAATTATCATGTCCTGTTCTGATGTGGCCAAAGATTCCTATCTTCTCATGGAATACAGATCAGCTCAGCTCCATAAAATGTTGATTGATATTTTCATCCAACTATTACTAATTATACTTTTTAacattttttctttcttatttcttcTTGTTCATCATggttttcccttttcttttttctcttattGGCTTTTGCATTCTTgggttttatatttttattggctATCATTTGGACAACAGAACAAATTGCAAGTGGAAGATAAGACTTTTATAgtcattttattataataaataataaattgttGCATTAAGATTAGAATTAGGAATGAATAATCTTACTCAAAAATTGGAAATCAACTGAATTGATCTCaaataaatctttttttttaagcttaaaaaattaagaaagatattaattatcatttaaaaaaaaaaaaaaaaacaaagaagttGGAATCTATGCTCTAGTCCTTTTGACATGAGGCAGGATGCCATGCCACTTTGGAATCAGAATATGGTTTTTGAAGGACACTTGGGTTGCCTACTATTCCAAAATGTAGCTGAAAGGAATAAAAGTCGAACCTGACAAAATCAGCTACCAACATGTGTCGTGTCCTTCCAATCATCCCCCTTATtgctcttatttaatttttaattttgtttttaaaataatatatttattaattatgttattattactattatttatcTTTTCGTCactttttttaacattttaattttctgaaattatgaaaaaggaaaaaaattcaaCTATGTCTCTtgggaatttaaagaaaaatagtTGAAAGATTTAATGGGCCAAAGAGAAATGAAGTTGCCTTTTATCCTTTTTAATGGGCTAAGCCCAATTACCCTTTTAAGGGTAAGTCTCCTTGGGCCTCATGCAAATACGAATAAGCGCGGTCCGAACATGCTATGGGCGAATTTCGATGCATAATGCTTTGACGAGCTTTGATAGTAAATTCCTAACTCGAATAAGAAGCGCGACCTTTTCTCTGTATTCTTTTTTCGTAGGAGTCTTGTTTTGTGTTAgtgttcttttctttttttttttttagggggccctctcctcctcctccttacCTGGATTGTGAGTTTAATCCTCTACTCACAAATTATTATTTGgatgaagaaagagagaagaagaaagaaaaagtaagtagtaaataaatattatattatatttattaagaaAAAAGTAAGGTAAAGATAGAGTAGTAAAGGTAAGGGCTTACCCTCCTCCccctaaaaattttttttttttttttttttaaagcagaGAGGAGAGTGAgagaaaaaaaaactttttttttttttttttctattatatccttaatttttattaaaaatttaattatactcattaaaaataaatatagcaTATCACTATAAATAAATATCTTCTCTCTTAAGTGATCATACATAATTTCTTTGTTTTTTagtcatttatttttaaatagtttactgtaattattatactttaattattattttttttatttattctttcaataatttacttcaattattattttttttttaaataatttattttttatttaatctttatTAGATTTACACATTATTATTTTGATCTATTaattttatgattatttatagtggaccattattatttacaaatttAAGATTTATCATAATGAATTTACCATTTAATAAATtatctaataaaaaataatatttttatacttctaataattatttatccTTCTTTCACCTCTTTTCAAACATGAAAAATATGCATtacatttctttatttttctattaattcaccTCTTTCCAAACATGAGATTTTGTAACTgtcttcacccttctcctttcttaCCCTCCCTTATCCTTCCATTAATTACCCTTCGTTGAGTTCTTTTGTGGCTTCTAAACGGAGAGGATTTTTAACGGGGGGAACCTGCGTTTGTGTTGTGATGaatttcttcttttatttatGCTACTAGTTGTTAGTGTTGGTTTTGCAGGTGAGAGTGAGAATCTCCTTAAGGTTGGTATTCTCAGAGACATCTCGGCGTCATTAGTGGATTTTTCGGTCCCTTAAAGGGAGAAAAAGTGCGCCAGAGCTCTTCTAG carries:
- the LOC110640733 gene encoding bifunctional protein FolD 2 isoform X1, with amino-acid sequence MASPSDHKATIIDGTAIAQTIRSEIADDVRQLSEKYGKVPGLAVVILGNRKDSQSYVSMKRKACAEVGIKSFDIDLPEQISEAELISKVHELNANPDIHGILVQLPLPKHINEEKVLIEIHLEKDVDGFHPLNIGKLAMKGREPLFVPCTPKGCLELLSRSGITIKGKNAVVVGRSNIVGLPVSLLLLKADATVTIVHSRSDDQERIIRGADIIIAAAGQAMMIKGSWIKPGAAVIDVGTNAIDDPSKKSGYRLVGDVDYKEACKVAGWITPVPGGVGPMTVAMLLKNTLDSAKRVFMQ
- the LOC110640733 gene encoding bifunctional protein FolD 2 isoform X2, which codes for MKRKACAEVGIKSFDIDLPEQISEAELISKVHELNANPDIHGILVQLPLPKHINEEKVLIEIHLEKDVDGFHPLNIGKLAMKGREPLFVPCTPKGCLELLSRSGITIKGKNAVVVGRSNIVGLPVSLLLLKADATVTIVHSRSDDQERIIRGADIIIAAAGQAMMIKGSWIKPGAAVIDVGTNAIDDPSKKSGYRLVGDVDYKEACKVAGWITPVPGGVGPMTVAMLLKNTLDSAKRVFMQ